In a genomic window of Croceibacterium sp. TMG7-5b_MA50:
- the ccmA gene encoding heme ABC exporter ATP-binding protein CcmA: MNIWRPATDRLSPLPMQGGITGHGLVCRRGDRLLWGPVDLAVHPGQALQLAGPNGIGKTSLLRIVAGLLRPFVGIVERRGSIALLDAAVALDEDQPLGRALGFWRRLDRGVMPLERLGLDALAEVPVRYLSTGQRKRAGLARLIGQGADIWLLDEPLNGLDTSGVALVEELVAEFRMAGGAVLLASHQPIALPGATVLDLRAHPS, translated from the coding sequence ATGAACATTTGGCGGCCGGCGACGGATCGCTTATCCCCGCTGCCGATGCAGGGCGGGATCACAGGGCACGGGCTGGTATGCCGCCGGGGTGACCGCCTGCTGTGGGGTCCGGTGGACCTGGCCGTGCATCCCGGGCAGGCATTGCAGCTCGCCGGCCCCAACGGCATCGGCAAGACCAGCCTGTTGCGGATCGTCGCCGGCCTGCTGCGCCCCTTCGTCGGTATCGTGGAGCGGCGCGGCTCGATCGCGTTGCTGGACGCCGCTGTCGCGCTGGACGAGGATCAGCCGCTCGGCCGCGCTCTCGGTTTCTGGCGGCGGCTTGATCGGGGGGTCATGCCGTTGGAGCGGCTCGGGCTCGATGCGCTCGCCGAAGTGCCGGTGCGGTATCTTTCCACCGGGCAACGCAAGCGTGCCGGGCTGGCGCGCCTGATAGGTCAAGGCGCGGATATCTGGCTGCTGGACGAGCCGCTGAACGGCCTCGACACGAGTGGCGTTGCGCTGGTGGAGGAGCTGGTGGCGGAGTTCCGCATGGCCGGTGGCGCCGTGCTGCTGGCCAGCCACCAGCCCATCGCCCTGCCGGGCGCCACCGTGCTCGACCTGCGGGCACACCCGTCATGA